From Synergistaceae bacterium:
GATCCACTATCCCGGGTGGGGGCTCGAGGCCATGAAGTACCTGTTCGAGGAGAGAAATATAACCGCCTGCGGACACGAGCCTACGGACACGGACCCGGGCGTGCTCACCTCCAAGGGCGACTACACCTGCGAGTTCTACGTGCTGGCCCAGGACAAGTACCAGGTGGAGCTGATGGCCAACCTGGACAAGGTGCCGGAGCACGGCGCCCTGGTGATAGTCGCATTCCCAAAGCCATACTTCGGCTCCGGGTTCCCGGCGAGGGTCTTCGCCATACTGCCGTAGGACCTCTGCACCACGGCTGCATCGCGCCGGGGCGCTCCCGCCCCGGCGTTTCTCTGGCCTCTACACCCTCCTCGCCCCGTCGCCTGACTCGCTGCGGAAAAAAGAGCAGTCGTACCCTATGTACCTCCTGTATCTCTCTCCGACGTAGCAGCAGAAGTCCTCCACTCCGTCGCGGCGGACGAGGGCCACCGCGCTGCCGCCGAAACCCGCTCCAGTCACCCTCGCCCCCAAACACTCCTCCCT
This genomic window contains:
- a CDS encoding galactokinase (catalyzes the formation of alpha-D-galactose 1-phosphate from D-galactose in galactose metabolism); translated protein: RARHAVYENARVLEAADALEEGRLERFGELLNESHLSLQFDYESTGMELDCLAELAWQREECLGARVTGAGFGGSAVALVRRDGVEDFCCYVGERYRRYIGYDCSFFRSESGDGARRV